The following are encoded in a window of Arthrobacter woluwensis genomic DNA:
- a CDS encoding DUF7507 domain-containing protein produces the protein MTLIALALTSLGLVTGWSVNTASPAVAAALACTDVYGLQGGAPRNVWRVDTTTGAQSSVGAFNTTGSAGNINGLGISADGSKIYAVQPEANNARVVYEFDTSTGATTRLGAGVTSAPVTHGATSPNGMYYYGGFVGSQNELQIFGFNPQTRQSLGLVARGTIPTAGANGDWAFDSQGDLYVVGGVNGQNVVSVVTAQLPSTGGTTITITGKELSRPATPADQPLNGMAFGGDGYLYVSSTARMYKIHPTTGANLGNVPITQTTMVDAASCASPNTVELEKDFPDGRVKSGDQVTLTISGAGITRGNTATTTGDRSGIQAESAGPVLVLGGDEITITESGAGAQSPGYKSQWVCTDRNSGREIARGDGTTGSFTVPSDWSAGISALCIFKNTAQKPGISLQKTVDKTELVAGETATYSFKVTNTGNVPLSDVKVEEGEFSGSGTMSAIECPEGANLLAPGDSVTCTATYQVTQADVDRGSVENSATATGTPPGDLPPITSEPSTANVPAEQKPAIALEKSASPEAGGNTGDEITYSFKLSNTGNVTLRDVKVTEGDFSGSGKLSAITCPEGSTVLAPGTSSTCTATYTLTQADVDAGKVTNSATATGTPPGDALPVTSQPSVVNVPIKPTPGISLVKSADKTELVAGETVTYSFVVKNTGNVTLKDVTVNEGDFTGSGKMSAISCPAGAKSLAPGDSVTCTATYTLTQADVDAGKVTNSATASGTPPAGGTPVTSSPSEVTVPIDPAPGISLVKSADKTELVAGETVTYSFVVTNTGNVTLKDVTVNEGDFTGSGKMSGIQCPEDAKSLAPGEQVTCTATYQVTQADVDRGSVENSATATGTPPGDGTPVTSPPSEVKLPQDSKPGISLLKSASPEKGGKAGDVITYSFTVTNTGNVTLRDVTVDEGAFSGSGKMSAIQCPEAAASVLPGQKITCTATYTLTQADVDAGKVTNAATATGTPPGDAPPVTSSPSEVTVPIDPVPGISLVKSADKTELVAGETVTYSFVVTNTGNVTLKDVTVNEGEFSGAGRLSVIECPESAKALAPGDQVTCTATYVVTQDDVDRGSVENSATATGTLPGDAPPVTSLPSEVTIPQDPKPGISLLKSASPARGGKAGDRIEYSFLVKNTGNVTLKEVKVTEGEFSGSGNLSEITCPESASSLAPGGSVTCTASYTLTQADVDAGKVANKATATGAPPSGDPVTSRPSEVTVPVDPAPGISVVKSADKNELVAGETITYSFVVTNTGNVTLRDVKVTEEEFTGSGQLSPITCPDDAASLAPGAQVTCTATYVVTQDDVDRGSVENSATATGTPPGDAPPVTSPPSEVKVPQGPKPGISIVKTADKPAVREPGESVTYSFLVTNTGNVSLTDVKVDEGEFSGTGMLSGIVCPKEQAPGLLPGQKITCTASYVVTEADLSAGKLSNTATATGAPPGDAPSVTSPPSTVSIAAEKPLLPTPPGELPDTGAALGLGALGAATVLLGLGAAVTFVARKRREPSSE, from the coding sequence GTGACTCTGATCGCCTTGGCGCTGACAAGCCTGGGATTGGTCACCGGGTGGTCCGTCAATACCGCATCCCCCGCCGTAGCAGCAGCTCTCGCGTGCACGGACGTCTACGGTCTTCAGGGCGGGGCTCCGAGGAACGTCTGGAGAGTTGACACGACTACGGGAGCCCAGAGCAGCGTCGGTGCCTTTAACACGACGGGAAGCGCCGGCAACATCAATGGTCTTGGCATCTCTGCGGACGGGTCCAAGATCTATGCCGTCCAGCCGGAAGCCAACAACGCTCGCGTGGTCTACGAGTTCGACACGTCCACCGGCGCCACCACCCGGCTGGGTGCCGGCGTGACGAGTGCTCCGGTCACCCACGGCGCCACTAGCCCGAATGGCATGTATTACTACGGCGGATTCGTCGGGTCGCAGAATGAACTGCAGATTTTCGGCTTCAATCCTCAGACGCGGCAGTCGCTGGGCCTCGTGGCGAGAGGCACCATCCCCACCGCCGGTGCGAATGGTGACTGGGCATTCGACAGCCAGGGCGACCTTTATGTGGTCGGAGGTGTCAATGGCCAGAACGTGGTTTCGGTGGTCACCGCCCAGCTGCCGAGCACCGGAGGCACTACCATCACCATCACAGGTAAGGAACTGAGCCGTCCCGCTACCCCCGCAGACCAGCCGCTGAACGGCATGGCGTTCGGTGGGGACGGCTATCTCTATGTCAGCAGCACCGCTCGGATGTACAAGATCCATCCCACCACAGGGGCGAACCTCGGAAATGTGCCGATCACTCAGACGACCATGGTTGACGCGGCGTCGTGCGCCTCGCCGAACACGGTGGAGCTGGAGAAGGACTTCCCGGACGGCCGCGTGAAGTCCGGCGACCAGGTGACCTTGACGATCAGTGGGGCGGGGATCACCCGGGGTAACACGGCCACCACCACAGGGGATCGGAGCGGCATCCAGGCCGAGTCGGCAGGACCCGTTCTGGTGCTCGGCGGCGACGAAATCACCATCACGGAATCGGGCGCGGGCGCACAGAGCCCTGGCTACAAGAGTCAATGGGTGTGCACCGACAGGAACAGTGGACGGGAGATAGCACGGGGGGATGGCACCACTGGGTCGTTCACGGTGCCGTCGGACTGGTCTGCAGGCATTTCGGCATTATGTATCTTCAAGAACACCGCCCAGAAGCCTGGGATCTCACTGCAGAAAACTGTGGATAAGACGGAGCTGGTCGCCGGAGAGACGGCCACCTATTCCTTCAAGGTCACCAACACCGGGAACGTGCCGCTCAGTGACGTGAAGGTCGAAGAGGGTGAGTTCTCCGGTTCGGGGACGATGTCGGCGATCGAGTGCCCTGAGGGTGCGAATTTACTGGCGCCGGGCGACTCGGTGACGTGCACGGCGACGTATCAGGTGACGCAGGCGGATGTGGATCGTGGCTCGGTGGAGAACTCCGCGACGGCCACCGGAACTCCACCGGGTGATCTGCCTCCGATCACCTCAGAGCCATCGACGGCGAATGTCCCGGCGGAACAGAAGCCGGCCATCGCGCTGGAGAAGTCAGCTTCGCCGGAGGCGGGCGGCAACACCGGTGACGAGATCACTTACTCCTTCAAGCTGTCCAACACGGGCAATGTCACGCTCAGAGACGTCAAGGTCACCGAGGGTGACTTCTCCGGCAGCGGCAAGCTCTCGGCCATCACCTGCCCCGAGGGGTCCACGGTCTTGGCCCCTGGCACGTCGAGCACGTGCACGGCGACGTACACGTTGACGCAGGCTGATGTGGATGCGGGGAAGGTGACGAACTCTGCGACAGCGACGGGCACGCCTCCGGGCGATGCTCTTCCGGTGACGTCTCAGCCGTCGGTGGTGAACGTGCCGATCAAGCCCACTCCCGGCATTTCTCTGGTGAAGTCGGCGGATAAGACGGAACTGGTGGCTGGTGAGACGGTCACGTACTCGTTCGTGGTCAAGAACACCGGCAACGTCACCCTGAAGGACGTGACGGTGAACGAGGGCGACTTCACCGGTTCGGGGAAGATGTCCGCGATCAGCTGCCCCGCGGGGGCGAAGTCTCTTGCTCCCGGAGACTCGGTGACGTGCACGGCCACGTACACGTTGACGCAGGCTGATGTGGATGCGGGCAAGGTGACGAACTCTGCGACGGCCTCAGGCACCCCGCCGGCAGGCGGCACGCCGGTGACCTCTTCGCCGTCGGAGGTGACGGTGCCGATCGATCCGGCGCCCGGTATTTCCCTGGTGAAGTCGGCGGATAAGACGGAGTTGGTGGCTGGTGAGACGGTCACGTACTCGTTCGTAGTCACGAACACCGGCAACGTCACCCTGAAGGACGTGACGGTGAACGAGGGCGACTTCACCGGGTCGGGGAAGATGTCAGGGATCCAGTGCCCTGAAGATGCGAAGTCGCTGGCTCCGGGCGAGCAGGTGACGTGCACCGCGACGTATCAGGTGACGCAGGCGGATGTCGATCGCGGCTCGGTGGAGAACTCCGCGACCGCCACGGGAACCCCGCCGGGGGATGGCACTCCGGTGACATCGCCACCGTCGGAAGTGAAGCTTCCGCAGGATTCGAAGCCGGGCATCTCGCTTCTCAAGTCGGCTTCTCCGGAGAAGGGCGGCAAGGCCGGTGACGTGATCACGTATTCGTTCACCGTGACGAACACGGGCAATGTCACCCTGAGGGACGTGACGGTGGACGAGGGTGCGTTCTCCGGTTCGGGGAAGATGTCCGCGATCCAGTGTCCCGAAGCAGCTGCCTCGGTGCTTCCCGGCCAGAAGATCACGTGCACGGCGACGTACACGTTGACGCAGGCGGATGTGGATGCGGGGAAGGTGACGAACGCCGCGACGGCGACGGGCACGCCTCCCGGCGACGCCCCGCCGGTGACCTCTTCGCCGTCGGAGGTGACGGTGCCGATCGATCCGGTGCCTGGCATTTCCCTGGTGAAGTCGGCGGATAAGACGGAGTTGGTGGCTGGTGAGACGGTCACGTACTCGTTCGTAGTCACGAACACCGGCAACGTCACCCTGAAGGACGTGACGGTGAACGAGGGCGAGTTTTCCGGCGCAGGCCGTCTGTCCGTCATCGAGTGCCCCGAGAGCGCGAAGGCGCTGGCACCGGGCGATCAGGTGACGTGTACTGCGACGTATGTGGTGACGCAGGACGATGTGGACCGTGGCTCGGTCGAGAACAGTGCGACGGCGACGGGGACCCTTCCGGGGGATGCGCCCCCGGTGACCTCGCTGCCGTCTGAGGTGACGATCCCGCAGGACCCGAAACCGGGTATCTCCCTGCTCAAGTCGGCTTCCCCTGCGAGGGGGGGTAAGGCCGGAGACCGTATCGAGTACTCGTTCCTGGTCAAGAACACCGGCAATGTGACCTTGAAGGAGGTGAAGGTCACCGAGGGTGAGTTCTCCGGCAGCGGGAATTTGTCCGAGATCACGTGCCCGGAGAGTGCCTCCTCGCTCGCTCCGGGTGGCAGTGTCACGTGCACGGCGAGTTACACGTTGACGCAGGCGGATGTGGATGCCGGGAAGGTCGCCAACAAGGCCACCGCCACCGGTGCTCCGCCCAGCGGTGACCCGGTGACGTCTCGGCCGTCGGAGGTCACGGTTCCGGTCGATCCCGCGCCGGGTATCTCCGTAGTGAAATCCGCCGACAAGAACGAACTGGTAGCCGGTGAGACGATCACGTATTCGTTCGTGGTAACCAACACCGGCAATGTGACCCTTCGCGATGTGAAGGTGACTGAGGAGGAGTTCACCGGGTCCGGGCAGTTGTCTCCGATCACCTGCCCGGATGATGCTGCCTCCCTTGCGCCAGGTGCCCAGGTGACCTGCACTGCGACGTATGTGGTGACGCAGGACGATGTGGACCGTGGCTCGGTCGAGAACAGTGCCACGGCGACGGGGACCCCTCCGGGGGATGCGCCCCCGGTGACCTCGCCGCCGTCCGAGGTGAAGGTGCCGCAGGGTCCGAAGCCTGGCATCAGCATCGTCAAGACCGCGGACAAGCCGGCTGTCCGCGAACCCGGCGAGTCCGTCACTTATTCGTTCCTGGTGACGAACACCGGCAATGTGAGTCTGACGGACGTGAAGGTCGACGAAGGTGAGTTCTCCGGGACCGGCATGCTGTCCGGGATCGTCTGTCCGAAGGAGCAAGCACCCGGTTTGCTTCCCGGGCAGAAGATCACCTGCACGGCCAGCTATGTGGTGACGGAGGCCGACCTCTCGGCCGGAAAGCTGAGCAACACTGCGACGGCGACCGGTGCGCCTCCCGGAGACGCCCCTTCGGTGACGTCACCGCCGTCGACGGTGAGCATCGCGGCTGAGAAGCCCTTGCTGCCGACCCCGCCGGGAGAGCTGCCGGACACCGGCGCGGCTCTGGGACTGGGAGCTCTGGGCGCAGCCACCGTCCTGCTGGGACTCGGTGCAGCGGTGACGTTTGTTGCACGGAAGCGGCGTGAGCCGTCGTCTGAGTAG
- a CDS encoding SDR family NAD(P)-dependent oxidoreductase: MTMNRFAGRVVFLTGAAQGIGAATARRLFAEGATLVLAERNAEGATRVAGDLGDPDRTLVVPCDLTDRASVDRAVAAAVERFGRLDALVNVAGGALRHPGLLHGMDDDGWNRTLDLNLSGPMRCIRAVAPHLGPGGSIVLVSSVNGLQAWGGESYSSAKAGLVVLAKNLAVELGPAGVRINVVAPGTIRTPVWDDQGGPDKLTPLYPLGRVGEPEDIAAAIAFLASDDAAWITGITLPVDGGGGTGPLHVMQQLRQVRDEDSLEA, from the coding sequence ATGACCATGAATCGTTTTGCGGGACGGGTGGTGTTCCTGACCGGGGCGGCCCAGGGGATCGGCGCGGCCACGGCACGGCGCCTCTTCGCGGAGGGCGCCACGCTGGTGCTCGCGGAGCGGAACGCCGAGGGCGCCACGCGCGTCGCGGGCGACCTCGGGGATCCGGACCGAACCCTGGTGGTGCCGTGCGATCTGACGGACCGAGCGTCCGTGGACCGCGCCGTCGCGGCCGCGGTGGAGCGCTTCGGCCGGCTCGACGCCCTCGTCAACGTGGCGGGCGGCGCCCTGCGGCACCCCGGACTCCTGCACGGGATGGACGACGACGGCTGGAACCGCACGCTCGACCTCAACCTGAGCGGCCCCATGCGCTGCATCCGCGCGGTCGCGCCGCATCTGGGCCCGGGCGGGTCGATCGTCCTGGTGAGCTCGGTCAACGGGCTGCAGGCCTGGGGCGGGGAGTCCTACTCGTCCGCCAAGGCCGGGCTCGTGGTCCTGGCCAAGAATCTCGCTGTGGAGCTGGGACCGGCCGGGGTCCGGATCAACGTCGTGGCCCCCGGGACGATCCGGACGCCCGTCTGGGACGACCAGGGCGGGCCGGACAAGCTCACTCCGCTGTACCCGCTGGGCCGGGTGGGGGAGCCCGAGGACATCGCCGCGGCGATCGCCTTCCTCGCCTCCGACGACGCCGCCTGGATCACGGGGATCACCCTCCCGGTCGACGGTGGCGGGGGAACCGGCCCGCTGCACGTCATGCAGCAGCTCCGACAGGTCCGGGACGAGGACTCACTCGAAGCGTGA
- a CDS encoding GNAT family N-acetyltransferase yields the protein MPLLIRPETPADFPAIRALTAAAFREAPHAAPPVDDTSDPGEAVLVEWLREDPGYLPGLALVAERDGTVVGHVMTTRGALDDGDAPSAPSLGLGPLSVIPSAQRQGVGAALLAATVDAAVLLGEPLIALLGDPGYYGRHGWVAASRHGIGAPDPAWGDYFQVRLLPAYDGERGAFRYAEPFSRFE from the coding sequence ATGCCCCTGCTGATCAGGCCTGAGACGCCTGCCGACTTCCCTGCCATCCGTGCCCTGACCGCGGCCGCGTTCCGCGAGGCGCCCCATGCGGCCCCGCCCGTCGACGACACGTCGGATCCCGGCGAGGCGGTGCTCGTCGAGTGGCTGCGGGAGGACCCCGGGTACCTGCCCGGGCTGGCCCTCGTCGCGGAGAGGGACGGGACCGTGGTGGGTCACGTCATGACGACACGCGGCGCGCTCGACGACGGCGACGCTCCCTCGGCGCCGTCGCTCGGTCTCGGACCGCTGTCGGTGATCCCGTCCGCGCAGCGCCAGGGCGTCGGCGCCGCCCTGCTGGCCGCGACCGTGGACGCCGCCGTCCTCCTGGGTGAGCCGCTCATCGCGCTGCTGGGCGATCCGGGCTACTACGGCCGCCACGGCTGGGTCGCGGCATCCCGTCACGGCATCGGCGCCCCGGACCCCGCCTGGGGCGATTACTTCCAGGTCAGGCTGCTTCCGGCGTACGACGGCGAGCGGGGCGCCTTCCGATACGCGGAACCCTTTTCACGCTTCGAGTGA
- a CDS encoding HAD-IA family hydrolase, whose protein sequence is MGDIMNVKAILLDMDGTLVDSSAVVERLWTEWGESHGLDPERVLSVIHGRQGQESMAVLLPDRDHELNLAENQAMLAREVRELDGVHEVPGAQAFLRALEGTPHALVTSATLELATARMTAAGVPLPPLMVSAEDVRNSKPHPEGFLAAARALGAAPEECVVFEDSSAGIAAARAAGMTVVGVGTASAAHGPDVHVEDLTGVEVARDGEQVVLRFP, encoded by the coding sequence ATGGGAGACATCATGAACGTCAAGGCCATTCTGCTCGACATGGACGGCACCCTGGTGGATTCGTCCGCCGTGGTGGAGCGGCTCTGGACGGAGTGGGGCGAGTCCCACGGCCTCGACCCCGAGCGGGTTCTCAGCGTGATCCATGGCCGCCAGGGCCAGGAGAGCATGGCGGTCCTGCTCCCCGACCGGGACCATGAACTCAATCTGGCGGAGAATCAGGCCATGCTGGCCCGGGAAGTCCGCGAACTGGACGGTGTCCACGAGGTGCCGGGAGCGCAGGCATTCCTGCGGGCGCTGGAGGGGACGCCGCACGCGCTCGTCACCTCGGCCACGCTCGAACTCGCCACCGCCCGGATGACAGCGGCCGGCGTCCCGCTGCCGCCCCTCATGGTCAGCGCGGAGGACGTGCGGAACAGCAAGCCTCACCCGGAGGGATTCCTCGCGGCCGCCCGCGCTCTGGGCGCCGCTCCGGAAGAGTGTGTGGTGTTCGAGGACTCCTCGGCCGGCATCGCGGCCGCCCGGGCGGCCGGCATGACCGTGGTGGGAGTGGGGACCGCGTCCGCCGCACACGGCCCGGACGTGCACGTGGAGGACCTGACCGGCGTCGAGGTCGCCCGCGACGGCGAGCAGGTGGTCCTGCGCTTCCCGTGA